The Christiangramia salexigens genome includes the window ATTCAATAGATTGGAAACACTTTATGAAGGTGTATATCTGTTAAATGAACTTTCAGATAAGACCAGACATGTTATTTCCGGTTTTGGGGAACTATTGAGTTCTCTCATTATTGCAGAATACTTTAAAAGTATCAAAATTGATAGCAAATTTGTAGATTCAAGGGAACTTATTGTTTGCAAAAATCAAAATGAGAAAGTTCAGGTAAACTATGCGAAGACCAATGCAAATTTGCATTCTTTCTTTGAAAAAAATAAAGCCGATCTGTTTATTGTTCCAGGATTTGTCGCAAAAAATGACCTTGGGGTTCCAAGTACTCTGGGGCGTGGAGGTTCAGATTTTACTGCGGCAATTATAGCCGGAGCACTGGATGTGAAAAGGGTATTTATATATACCGATGTAAACGGTATGTTCACTGCCAATCCAAACCTTGTGCCTCATGCTTATTCCTTAAAAGATATTTCCTATGAAGAAGCGATGGAATTGTCTCATTTTGGAGCTAAGGTCTTATATCCACCTACACTTCAGCCTTTGCTGGATAAGAATATAGAGATTCATATTAAGAATACATTTCAACCGGAAGAAGCCGGCACCGTTATTTCAAAATCCAGTAAAAAGAATTTTAGATGGGTTACCGGTATTACCCATATAGACTCGATAAAGCTGCTGAATATTGAGGGTAGCGGTATGGTTGGTATTCCTGGTTTTTCCAAGAGGTTTTTCGAGATATTATTTCAGGAGAATATCAATGTGGTACTCATTACTCAGGCTTCTTCAGAACATAGTATTTGTATCGCGGTGAAAGCCGATGAAGCTGAACAGGCTAAGGAAGCACTGGATGAGGCCTTTGAAATGGAAATTAGTCTTAAAAAGATCAAACCAGTAGAAATTGAATCAAATGTTGCTATCATAGCTCTCGTAGGAGACCGAATGAAGAGTCATCATGGCCTTAGCGGAAAAATGTTTAGCGCATTGGGTAATAATAATATAAATATCAGAGCAATTGCCCAGGGTTCTTCTGAACGTAATATTTCTGCGGTAATTTCCAAAAAGGATGTTACTAAAGCTTTGAATACGCTGCATGAGCAATTTTTTGAAGTACCTTCAAAAGAGATCAATCTCTTCATTACCGGTGTAGGGAATGTCGGAAGCAAATTGTTAGCTCAATTAAAAAAGCAGGAGAATTATCTTCTTGATAAATTGAGATTGAAAATAAGGGTTCTTGGGTTGTCAAATTCAAGAAAAATGCTCTTTGATCAGGATGGAATAGATCTGAATAAGTGGGGAGATTTGCTGAAAAAAAATGGAGAAACCGCTAGTAAGGAAGAGTTCTTTAAAAATGTAAAGAAATTTAATCTTAGAAATTGCATTTTCGTAGATAATACCGCAAGTCCTGAAATTTCAGGTTGGTATAAACATTACCTGGGTAATTCGATTTCTGTAGTTACATGTAATAAGATCGCCTGTGCAGATGATTTTGAAAACTATCAAAACCTTCAGGATCTAGCTCGAGAATATGGCGCATCATTCCTTTATGAAACCAATGTAGGAGCAGGGTTGCCTATTATAGACACCTTGCAGAATCTGGTTGCTTCTGGAGATAGAATTAATAAGATTCAGGCAGTATTATCTGGCAGTCTAAACTTTGTTTTTAATAATTATGATGCATCCGAACCTTTCTATAAGATCGTTGAAAAAGCAATGGAAGAAGGTTATACAGAGCCGGATCCTAAGATCGACCTGAGTGGGGTGGATGTTGCGCGTAAGATCTTAATTCTTGCCCGTGAAAGTGGGCTTCGTCTTGAACTCGATGATATTGAACGGGATGATTTTCTTTCAGAAGAGAGCCTTAATTCCGAATCTAATGAAAAGTTCTTTGAACTATTAGAGCGCGATGAATCTGATTTTAAGAAAATTTACGAAAGCGCCGTAAGCAAGAATTCTGAATTGAAATATGTCGCCCAACTGGAAGATGGAAAAGCAAAAGTAGGTCTACAGGAAGTAGGTGCTACACATCCATTTGCAAACTTGAGTGGGAGTGATAACATCGTTTTGTTCTTTACAGATCGCTATCCTGAACAACCTCTAATCGTTAAGGGAGCCGGAGCCGGAGCAGAGGTTACAGCATCAGGAATATTCGCAGATATCATAAGAATAGGTAAAAAATAGAAATGGAAGAAATTAAAATTTTTGCACCAGCAACGGTTGCTAATCTTTCGTGTGGTTTTGATGTACTTGGATGTTGTTTGGATAATGTAGGAGACGAAATGATCGTATCCAAAAACGATCTTAATGAGGTTAGAATTACTAAAGTAACCGGTCAGGATCTGCCACTTGAAACTAAGGAAAATGTTGCGGGTGTAGCTGCTATTGCACTATTAAAGCATCAAAATTCTCAACAGGGCTTCGATATTGAAATTCATAAAAAGATCAAACCTGGAAGTGGTATTGGCAGTAGTGCGGCCAGCTCTGCCGGCGCCGTCTATGCCATCAATAAACTCCTGGGAGAACCTTATTCAGCTAACGAACTTATAGCATTCGCAATGGAAGGTGAAGTTCTGGCAAGTGGGAATGCACATGCAGATAATGTTGCACCGGCGCTTCTTGGAGGTTTCAGTCTGGTTAGAAGTTACGACCCTTTGGAGGTGATCAGCTTACCTGTTCCCTCAGAGTTGAGGCTAGTGATCCTTCATCCACGAATCGAAATCAAGACCAGGGATTCGAGATCAATAATTAAACAGGAGGTTAGTCTTAAAAAGGCTATTCACCAGTGGGGAAATTTAGGGGCTTTTGTAAGCTCTCTGTATACTGATAATTACGAATTATTAGGACGGAGTTTGAAAGATGAAATCGTTGAGCCGGTGAGGTCTATTCTTATACCTTATTTCAGTGAAATGGATTCGCTGGCAAGATCAAATGGAGCCCTTGGTTTTGGGATTTCGGGATCAGGACCTTCGGTCTATGCAATGTGCAGGGGAAATGAAAATGCGGAAAAAGTAAAAGAAGCTTTTCAAAATTTCTATGAAAAAAAAGATATAGGGTTTGAGCTTCACCTTTCAGGTATTAACAAAAAAGGAGTAAAAGTATTATGAGATATTTTAGCCTGAACAACAGAGAACATACCAGTAATTTTGAAGATGCGGTAGTTCGCGGAATAGCTCCGGATAAGGGTCTTTATTTTCCGGAGAAAGTGATAAAACTTTCTGAGGATTTTATAAAAGAAATACCACAACTGGATCAAACCGAAATCGCTTATAAAGTGATCAAGAATTATATAGGTGATGAAATCCCAGATCTAGAATTAAAAGCTATTATCACCAAAACACTGGATTTTGAGTTTCCGGTCGTAGAGGTTAAGGATAATGTAGGAAGTCTTGAACTATTCCATGGACCAACGCTGGCATTTAAAGATGTTGGTGCGAGGTTTATGGCAGGTTGCCTGGGTTACTTTATAAAAAAAGGAAACCTTGGTAATGTCACAGTTTTAGTGGCCACTTCAGGTGATACCGGTGGTGCAGTTGCGAACGGTTTTTTAGGAGTAGAAGGAATAGATGTTGTGATCCTTTATCCTAAGGGAAAAGTGAGTGAAATTCAGGAAAAACAGCTTACAACCTTAGGTGAAAATATTAAAGCGCTCGAAGTGGATGGTACTTTCGATGAGTGCCAGGCGATGGTTAAACAGGCTTTTCTGGATAGTGAAATTCAGAATAAAAGGAAACTTACCTCTGCAAACTCCATTAATCTGGCACGTTGGTTACCACAAATGATTTACTATTTCATCGCGTATAAACAACTTGCCAAAAAAAATAAAAAACTGGCTTTCTCAGTGCCTAGCGGCAACTTTGGAAATATTTGTGCCGGCTTACTCGCGCGTGAAATGGGACTGCCTATAGATCATTTTATTGCGTCCAATAATGCGAATGATACGGTTGTAAATTATTTAAAGACCGAAAAATATGAATCTAAACCGAGTGTACAGACCATCTCCAATGCGATGGATGTAGGTGATCCAAGCAATTTTGTGCGCATAATTGAATTGTTCAATAATGAATTTTCGAGTTTAAGAAAAGAACTTTCAGCCTATAGCTATGATGATGATCAGACAAAAGAGGCCATGAGAAGCATTTTTAAGGAAACTGGTTATGTTATGGACCCTCATGGTGCCGTGGGCTATCTGGGTTTAAAGGAATTTCTGAAAACCAGAAAGGATTATTATGGCGTCTTCCTAGAAACGGCACATCCTGTAAAATTCCTGGATACTGTAGAAAATGAAATCGATCAAAAGATCAAAATCCCAGCACAGATCAGAAGTCTGATGGATAAGCAAAAAGAATCCCTTCAGATCTCTACCTATAATGACCTGAAGGGATATTTACTTGGTAATTAAATTTAATATTTTGCAGGAGCACCTTCGGTTGGCAGACTTTCAATTATGAAATTCCTAAGGTCGTCATTAGCTTTTTCCAGGTCTTCATTTCTAAGATACATCATATGACCGCTTCGGTAAGCTTTAAAACTGAGGCGGTCTTTCATCTTACCACTTGGATCAAGTTGCCACATAGAGTATTTAGCGTTGAAATATGTCGTAGCTCCATCAAAATATCCAGACTGTATCATGACGTCCAGATTAGGATTTTGAGCCATTGCCTGTCTTAAATTTTGCCCTGTATTATTTCCTGAACGATCCCATGGATGTACAGGTCCAAACATATAGTATTTAAGGTCTGTTTTGAAATTAAGTTCTTCCCGTAAGTAATAATTGATAGCCGGAGTAAAAGAATGTAACCAGGAGGTCAATTCGGCGTTATAATCAGGGCTATCGCCCGATACTTTCGCATCAAGACCTCTATATCTTGAATCCAGCCTACCTACGGTCAAGCCGTCTTTTTCTCTAAGTAATTCTTTCCAGAAATACTTAAATGGGACTTCCAGATTGTTCTGCAGAATAATATTTTTTGACACTCCTGAATAATAGGACATTTTTTCAGCTACTTCCAGTTTTACCGATTGTTCAACAAATCCTCCTTTTACTAGAACCGGTAATAATGTATTGATAGTATAGCTTTCTACTTCGGGCAATAGATCTTCAAGGTCTTTACTCTGTAATTCTGGTGCCAGGGCTTTATGATACCAGGCAGCAGCAGCAAAATAGGGAAGACGGTTTGCAATCTCTACCGGTCCTTCACGATCCAGGCCTATTTCTGTTGGCGATACCAGAATAACTCCATTTAGATACATCCACTGGCTGTTCTGGAGTTCCAAGGCTAAACCGGATACCCTCGTGGTTCCATAACTTTCACCGATCAAATATTTAGGTGATAACCACCTGTTTTTTCTTGTAACGAATGTATTGATCCATTCTGCCAGATATTTTATATCGGCATTAACTCCAAAAAATTTCTCACGGTCTATTTCACCTTCAGCATTAGGAATTGGGCGGGAGTAGCCGGTATTAACTGGATTTACATAGACGATGTCTGCAACATCCAGAATAGAATGAGGATTCTCTTTTATACCATAAGGCTGAACAGGATATCCTTCATCATCTATTTTTAAAACTCTGGGACCGCTATAGGCTATGTGCATCCAAACCGAAGCCGAACCCGGCCCGCCATTAAAAGAAATTACAAGAGGCCTGTTCTTTTTATCGCTTATTCCATTTTTGGTGTAATAGGTATAAAATAAACTCGCTATAGGTTCTCCTTTTTCACCCCATAGTGGCATTGTTCCCGTTTCGGCGGTGTAGTTGATAGATTTACCTTTAATTTTTACTGAGTGCTGCGTGGTTACAGATGTATCTTGTGGAATTTCTACCTTTTGGGAAAATGAATAATTGAAAAGAAAAAAGACCAGAGCAAAGATTAAAAAGTGGTTTTTCATTTTAAGATTTAGATTCTGAAGATTATGGGATTAGTTTTTATTATTTAAGTTTTCATCCCTGAATACGATCACATAGCTCAAAAAGATTCCCCCTGCAGCTGCAAGTAGAAAGAACATGATCGCAAGCCCGGGATAACCGAAAATGGTAAAGTCGGAAGGGACTTGCATTAGCATTGAAGCGCCAATGATCATTGAGGCGATAATAAGTCCAAGGGTAATTCTGTTCGCTACTTTTTGGAATCCATCGGTAACCCTTTTTTCATCTATGGCGTCTATTTTTATTTTGAACTCATCATTAGCCAGCTTCTCAGATATACGGTTCATCCGCTCCGGCATGTG containing:
- a CDS encoding S10 family peptidase yields the protein MKNHFLIFALVFFLFNYSFSQKVEIPQDTSVTTQHSVKIKGKSINYTAETGTMPLWGEKGEPIASLFYTYYTKNGISDKKNRPLVISFNGGPGSASVWMHIAYSGPRVLKIDDEGYPVQPYGIKENPHSILDVADIVYVNPVNTGYSRPIPNAEGEIDREKFFGVNADIKYLAEWINTFVTRKNRWLSPKYLIGESYGTTRVSGLALELQNSQWMYLNGVILVSPTEIGLDREGPVEIANRLPYFAAAAWYHKALAPELQSKDLEDLLPEVESYTINTLLPVLVKGGFVEQSVKLEVAEKMSYYSGVSKNIILQNNLEVPFKYFWKELLREKDGLTVGRLDSRYRGLDAKVSGDSPDYNAELTSWLHSFTPAINYYLREELNFKTDLKYYMFGPVHPWDRSGNNTGQNLRQAMAQNPNLDVMIQSGYFDGATTYFNAKYSMWQLDPSGKMKDRLSFKAYRSGHMMYLRNEDLEKANDDLRNFIIESLPTEGAPAKY
- a CDS encoding homoserine kinase, yielding MEEIKIFAPATVANLSCGFDVLGCCLDNVGDEMIVSKNDLNEVRITKVTGQDLPLETKENVAGVAAIALLKHQNSQQGFDIEIHKKIKPGSGIGSSAASSAGAVYAINKLLGEPYSANELIAFAMEGEVLASGNAHADNVAPALLGGFSLVRSYDPLEVISLPVPSELRLVILHPRIEIKTRDSRSIIKQEVSLKKAIHQWGNLGAFVSSLYTDNYELLGRSLKDEIVEPVRSILIPYFSEMDSLARSNGALGFGISGSGPSVYAMCRGNENAEKVKEAFQNFYEKKDIGFELHLSGINKKGVKVL
- the thrA gene encoding bifunctional aspartate kinase/homoserine dehydrogenase I, encoding MYILKFGGSSLASPDRIKLVAKTIKKHLEEDSVISVFSAFGGVTNDLLLMAELAAKEDLNYKEILERNEQRHLDAIKELIPVTAQSSILSNVKSQFNRLETLYEGVYLLNELSDKTRHVISGFGELLSSLIIAEYFKSIKIDSKFVDSRELIVCKNQNEKVQVNYAKTNANLHSFFEKNKADLFIVPGFVAKNDLGVPSTLGRGGSDFTAAIIAGALDVKRVFIYTDVNGMFTANPNLVPHAYSLKDISYEEAMELSHFGAKVLYPPTLQPLLDKNIEIHIKNTFQPEEAGTVISKSSKKNFRWVTGITHIDSIKLLNIEGSGMVGIPGFSKRFFEILFQENINVVLITQASSEHSICIAVKADEAEQAKEALDEAFEMEISLKKIKPVEIESNVAIIALVGDRMKSHHGLSGKMFSALGNNNINIRAIAQGSSERNISAVISKKDVTKALNTLHEQFFEVPSKEINLFITGVGNVGSKLLAQLKKQENYLLDKLRLKIRVLGLSNSRKMLFDQDGIDLNKWGDLLKKNGETASKEEFFKNVKKFNLRNCIFVDNTASPEISGWYKHYLGNSISVVTCNKIACADDFENYQNLQDLAREYGASFLYETNVGAGLPIIDTLQNLVASGDRINKIQAVLSGSLNFVFNNYDASEPFYKIVEKAMEEGYTEPDPKIDLSGVDVARKILILARESGLRLELDDIERDDFLSEESLNSESNEKFFELLERDESDFKKIYESAVSKNSELKYVAQLEDGKAKVGLQEVGATHPFANLSGSDNIVLFFTDRYPEQPLIVKGAGAGAEVTASGIFADIIRIGKK
- the thrC gene encoding threonine synthase encodes the protein MRYFSLNNREHTSNFEDAVVRGIAPDKGLYFPEKVIKLSEDFIKEIPQLDQTEIAYKVIKNYIGDEIPDLELKAIITKTLDFEFPVVEVKDNVGSLELFHGPTLAFKDVGARFMAGCLGYFIKKGNLGNVTVLVATSGDTGGAVANGFLGVEGIDVVILYPKGKVSEIQEKQLTTLGENIKALEVDGTFDECQAMVKQAFLDSEIQNKRKLTSANSINLARWLPQMIYYFIAYKQLAKKNKKLAFSVPSGNFGNICAGLLAREMGLPIDHFIASNNANDTVVNYLKTEKYESKPSVQTISNAMDVGDPSNFVRIIELFNNEFSSLRKELSAYSYDDDQTKEAMRSIFKETGYVMDPHGAVGYLGLKEFLKTRKDYYGVFLETAHPVKFLDTVENEIDQKIKIPAQIRSLMDKQKESLQISTYNDLKGYLLGN